The Labeo rohita strain BAU-BD-2019 unplaced genomic scaffold, IGBB_LRoh.1.0 scaffold_541, whole genome shotgun sequence genome contains the following window.
ACAGTGGAAGTAAGATAAGGATGAAAATTACAGAAATCAGACTTTATGGAATCTGACTCCACTGTTGCATGACTTTTTACTcaaaattttagtttataaaataCTAACATATTAGTCTAAATGGAGTTAAATAACTGTCCACAAATGTGGACACCGTGCATGAAAGGCTTAACAAGAAGCTATTAAAAAACACCGCCCACTGAGCTACAGCAAAAAACGAAGAAAACTTGCACTTTCCCCACGGTCCCTTACTGAACGCTCCGCTGAGAGTGAGCTCTCCCGGCTTCATCCACATTGCGACGGCTTGTGCGGGGCAGTGCTCATTATATAGAGcgaaaatactgaaaatgaagGCTGTGAAACATGATCAGCTTTGCCCTTTTGGCGGTCACaccatttagacttttttttaggGCAAGTCGTTTTAAAGTTATTGGCGTTTATCGCTGAATGTGTCACGAATATCGAAAACAAAATCAACTGCGCATTTTTGGTATGTTTACCTCCtggcaaagaaataaaaactaacaataataaaattgcCAGACATTACTGTAATATCAGCGTCAGGTAAGATTATCACGTTCATTTCTGAACTCAACTTCTACTcaattcatgttttaattacgtgtgtacatttatgaatattataaatggttttactacaaataaataaaaataaataaaatagttaaaccAAAGTAACCACACATTAACAGTTTTGGTATTCTAGCCATACAGCTTCGCCATGGTATTTGCCATGGTAACTGTGGTAATCAATCTGACTATACGCAATGCGCCATGAGCGCGTGATCTCTACAACGCCCAGATGTACAAAACAGACCCTCGGAGATGTTGGTCCAGTCCGAATTGATGCATGAAAATCCCAGACGTCAGATGATTTAGAAAACTAGTCCCGTCCGAATAGGGCTTTATTTAATCTTACATATGATAGTTGATGTGTTTAGATTATTTCTATTTCCATGCCGCTTATACTATAGTGGGTCACGAGTGTGTTGGATGATACTGATCTACAAGTCAAGCGAAATCAAATGAGCAAGTCTGCGTTTATTAGACAGTTTAATATCACGACAGTTTGTGTTTTCAGATTGGACGAATCTGCTGAGTTCGGTCCATCATATCTGGAGCGGAGGACCTGAAACCGGTCGTCACTTAACACGGTAAATtcattaaattttgttttgtgaattgAGTGGTATTCGCTTTCTTCTCAGATGTGACTTTGATTTACCCAAGCATTTCCCCAACACGTCTTTTTACGTTGGAATTTGGCACACACACAATGTTACACCCCACAGTAATCGTATCTGGAATAACAAACCAACAGGACTGGGTAAATGGAAATATTTGGTCAGTGATGGATGTAATGGATGAGAGTGGTGATATGTTAGATTACAATTCTTTCAGTTTAAAACACGGAATTGTCTGTTATTGAAAGCAGTTCTTTACTGTTGTTAATTCAATACCCTCAGGTATAAAATGTTAATGAGATGTTCCCTTTCTTCCCTTATTATATGTTGGTGATATTGAAATAGAGAGTAAACTCTGCACTAACAGATATGTAAGACCAATTATCATCCGGTCATAAAATTACTCTTAAATAATTCAGAACAGCCTAAGATTCCATATCCTCCCCaaggtaaaataaatacactgtaaaatattaaatgatatttatcCTTCCAATACATTTCTGCATCAGTAGAGACTTCAGTCCGACTTTACTGGCATGTAGTGGTGAAATTATGCAAATGACTCAAAACAGGAATGCAGGTCAATGCCATTTTgtaaaagaataaagaaaaggGTGAGAAACAGTTTTATCAAGAAGAACAAGCTTAATGagcatacatatatttttaatatttttttttttgttgttgtttatttttacaacagCCTTTAAACATGCGGAATGAGCATTTCACCAAGAGCTTCTGCCTGAAgataaatgcacataaaaaagaGAGCAGATGCATCAATAACTTAAATTAAGGACTAGTATGTCTCAAATAGACTGATTTTACTccatctgtttttgtcattgagTATCTTTATGTTTAGCTGCTGCTGTCTTTGTGATTTATTCACATTATGTCTCAAGCTTGAATGTTTGCCTGCATTTGTTGTCAGACCTGAATGACTCCAACTGCAAACAACTTCCTTCTCTCATTTTAGCAACATGGAAAGAAACGTCTACATAATGGAACCTCAAAATACAGGTATCATATACCCTCTTTAAGTTTGTTATATGAGACTTAATTGTGACGTGCAGCATTAAATAATGACTTCAGTTCATTTATGAATGTAATAGCTGTATGAGcagtttcactttcatttttgtcacactgtagtTAAACAGAAAACTGAATGACAAACAACAGGCACAAAAACAGACAAGAACAGTGATGGAGCTTCACATAGTCTGGACGAATATACAGAAACTGTTACTGTATGAAAATCACTCACATCTCTTATAGGACGATGAACAGACAGATGTCAAGCATCAGAGAAGATGATCAGCAGGGGCCGGTTGCACCAGCTAGACATAAAAAAGCTGGGTGAAAGCCCTACGTTGGGCTTTGCAACGTCCAGCTTTACGATATTTATTCACAATAGTTGCAACAGCTAAAACTATGACCAGGTGCAACTATGCCCGGcgtattattagtaatatttatatttgcatgtatgttttgaAGCTACTTGTTagtttttcttacatttttttgcttcgatttattaattcatatttttttaagacaACAACAACTAGTActtaagtaatttaataaaacaataagaaGAATCTATAACTTAATTATCCAGCTAATCTgtcatttacacattttccaATCATTTAGCCATGTCTTGGTAACATGGCCtctttgaataattttgaataatgtcAACACAAGGTGACAGCCANNNNNNNNNNNNNNNNNNNNNNNNNNNNNNNNNNNNNNNNNNNNNNNNNNNNNNNNNNNNNNNNNNNNNNNNNNNNNNNNNNNNNNNNNNNNNNNNNNNNNNNNNNNNNNNNNNNNNNNNNNNNNNNNNNNNNNNNNNNNNNNNNNNNNNNNNNNNNNNNNNNNNNNNNNNNNNNNNNNNNNNNNNNNNNNNNNNNNNNNNNNNNNNNNNNNNNNNNNNNNNNNNNNNNNNNNNNNNNNNNNNNNNNNNNNNNNNNNNNNNNNNNNNNNNNNNNNNNNNNNNNNNNNNNNNNNNNNNNNNNNNNNNNNNNNNNNNNNNNNNNNNNNNNNNNNNNNNNNNNNNNNNNNNNNNNNNNNNNNNNNNNNNNNNNNNNNNNNNNNNNNNNNNNNNNNNNNNNNNNNNNNNNNNNNNNNNNNNNNNNNNNNNNNNNNNNNNNNNNNNNNNNNNNNNNNNNNNNNNNNNNNNNNNNNNNNNNNNNNNNNNNNNNNNNNNNNNNNNNNCCTTCTGCATGTTTTTCAGTGTCCATGAGGCTGTTTTCTGCAGTACTGTTAGAAAACAGAAACTTGAGTTGTGTGGGCAAATTACATAGTTCAGCCAGCTGTCAGTCAGTTGAAATAAATTtcgctttcgccaacctagggatGCCAATTAAGGTAGTGAATTTAACTTTCaccaacctagggaggtgaaatagggtagtgatgggtactcatgtcacagctgacgttatgattcttggatcacgtgtcaattaatgtgtggttatgagtacatcacataagaaagattggtgggatctctaacttgtagaaccttctgtattatcaacacaaggaagacacaagttgtaataaaataaattttattaacaaaagatagacaagagtaatcaacaactactaaatgaataccatgaatgaagaaggaataaaatgcaaaagatgCATAAGAagcaagtgattatgttgggagttgctatgtcagagctacgttatctggacagataaactgttgctactctgaaacaaataaggtgaagaaccttattatgcatgaaacaaatacatgtaagatttgttatcaactgcaatcagctatataataactaatgtaaattagaaaatcatatactgataatatacaacaatgccaaggtctctggaagaggtttggaagtgatatttacgttcACTGcggttgagtgagcagtccggtggcggcgacttcttccactggttgcgctggtggcagtacagtggggaaaggagcaggaatccgtttcAACAGTCTTGAAGGtgaagcgctgtaggatgctgatctcctggagcaccaagggtcctaagatctggaacacgcagatgtggccctggagtaggtgctgaaggtccttagcttggaacacgcaagcaaaaCTACCTaaagtgaaggtttgctcgccggagcttaaccttgttgcaaatgtctgtgtgtcttttgcctctctgggctagagactcagaacttggtcaatccgctttgtctctctaggatggagactcaggatgCTGCATCAGTTGTTGTCTCGCTGGACGAAGACTCTGAACGTAGATTCTCTCTTTCCTCGCAGGCTAGAGGCTCAGAACGTGGtcgtatctgttgctgcctcgaaagctggagacttggacttggtatctgttgttgtctcaccttTGCAGGCCAGAGACTCAGAACGGGGGTTGATCTGTTTCTGTCTGATCCCTTACAGAACCGAGACTCAGAACGTTGGTTGTCCTGTTGCAGTCTCTTCCCTTAACGGACGGCAGACTCAGAACATGTGTTTCCTCGACTGGCCGCAGACTCAGAACGAAGGTTGTTCTGTTAGTGTCTATTCCTTCACAGGTCTCAGACTCAGAACGGGGTGTTTCTGTTAACGTCCCCTGGATgtgccggagactcagaacaaaGGTGTTCTGTTAATGTCCTTTCTATTACaagactcagactcagaacagggagtgtcttttggaagggtacctttatccctttccgatgaggaggagattgcaatttggcgcttctccatttccatgctgtgattggctggttccatcagagtggggggaCACGTGGTtgcccacccttctttcctcctgtggaatttatttgcatagtccaaacacaaagctagaaaagtgtcactaaaattttaccggtgcatttctcacttctcaaaccataaccagaatgcatttggaaatgttacgaacacattaagtccaaacatgatgggaaaagattgaaTTGTCATGaatgcattcatttgttcattaacagctaagtttgtgtaagatgttgcactacacgTTGCTGTCATaaggaatacttatttctctgaataagtataaaatgtgtgtgttgtagtgtgtatcagttttaaggtttaaaaacgtagttatgaatggatttggatggatctccatgatctctcttagtttcacccactgctgctgcaactggaggtcctaaggaatttttatggtcggtcacaggccaaaccattaggaatcagtctcaaggtgggtgaagggcacaaactgcattttgaccaataggaagttctgtccttcccggGCTTTGCACCAAAGGTGGTCTTCTTGTGCTCTAAGAggtgtctggctgttgtcctggcatctttgTCTGATGCTGTTGGACAGtctgtttatgttagttcaccaagatccaatcaaaatgtagcaaacctatGTCTAGTATTGTGGTCAGGGAGGGCTCctgccataaactgggccctggaatgtgctgtccactacacagttgaataaacttaaCATTACAGATAAGATGAACTATTCTAGAAaaagtaacctggctgccttaaaaatataagttgattcaacaaaatGCTTAGTTGAGCcgatttttattcagtttgcaCAACTTATGAATTTAAACTTGAGTTGTGTGGGCAAATTGCATAGTTCCAccagttgaatgaacttaacaTTACAAGTAAGATGAACTATTCTTGAAAAAGTAAcatggctgccttaaaaatataagttgattcaacaagaTGCTTCGTTTAGCCAATTTTTATTCAGTCTGCAcaacttataataataaatttattcaacaaaatgGTTAGTTTAAACAACTAAACATTTGTTGGTCTCACTAagtttatgttgtttcaacttgCATTTAGGTTAGCACAACTTTCTCATCTTGCTGGGctaactaaaaaactaaaagttGACTCAGCTTCACCTTTGTTATCCCAGCTATTAATTTTAGGTTTAAGGAATTCCAACATATGTTTAACCAACATAAGTTTTTTAGCTTAtttaacacaacattttaaggcagccaggttacaaattattttaagttgaatcaacttagttgtttttacagtgtggggcTAACATGATGTAGATTACATTATTGATTCCAAAGCAAGGGcctactgaataaataagaaacttttaatatatatatatatatatatatatatatatatatatatatatatatatatgcacacatttTGTACTCATTTCCCGAAATGTATGAATATGtcaaacttaaattttaatcttaaaattaaattaaaatgcttaatcAAAGACACGGTATCCTCTCTCACCTAGATACTTGAAATTCAAGACTTTAAAGACattgaaaaatgaaattaaagacAAATAGCAGTTCATTATAAAACTGTATGGAAATAAAGGCAAACAGTTTTAgtgaaatataacaatttaaataatcgTTCTTACTTTTAAACTTATTCTATTTTAGGCTACATGGAAACAAATATGTAAATGGGTAATATgtaacacaaatatattattaaatttatgttgTGGAATTTATTCATGCTTGGCATAACAGACAGTTCATGTAAACTTACCTATACTAATACTGCACTGcacaaaaatctttaaaaataatggctttaaaataatgtataaacagCATATTTGTAGCATGTCCTCTCCATGTTACACTACCTGGCTGTTATGCAGTTCATGACAAATGCAAAAGGTGTTTAAAAtggcaacttaaaaaaatactaaaagagTGTGCACTGTACAAAATCATTAATGAAGAACagcaagcaaaacaaaacaagaagaaaaacaacaagaaTAAAACACTCAGACATTTAGCTCTGAAAGCTGGTTGGGAAGTGGAGTCAAAAAATGTTGGAACTCCTTGGCAGGCTCCCATGTGTCATCCCAAGTTTTGCCACTGTAAAGTATCATAAGTGCACATATCATTAGAACACAGAACAAAAATCATGATCATTGTTGGGTTTCATTTAGAGAATTCACTGACATTTATTGATATTTGTTAAAATGGCATTAACCCTGGCTActtaactgtttaaaaaacacagttggATTAGCTGGAAAGGGAATATGACTTGCAGAATactgaaaaagttttaaaattccAGTATGTGTTCGTGTTGTTCAAGCAAATCTGGCAGTTCTACAGACTCAGCAATAAGGATAGTGACTGCAAATTGCTGTCACTGCCATTCATCACTGTTCTCTTCTTCTTCATATTCAGCCCTGATCTTCCTCATGTATTTTATCACCACTACTGTCACTGTTCTCATCTTTATTGCTCAAAAATAAGATGCAAGTTTATTCATTTGAGTATTATTACATCATCTAGTACAGTTTGGAACACAGATCTCATTTGACTGAAATTGGTCTTTTGAACATCACATGAACAGCATTCTCCATCTCAGAAATATTGCTAAATTATGACAAGTTTAGTGTTTCAGAtgctgaaaaattattttatgcatgcatgattcccctagtaaaaaagtaatagatttaaaatgcatttactatatactaagtatagttcaagtctattaacatatttactgacatatcagattgtgtgatctttaaataatatttaaagtgtacctaaagtttacttgcaatagttccagtTTAGCCTGATCAAATATACTCAAGTATATCTGTAGctggacttcagcactaattctgcacaattaaagtgtattaagtacaaaattagctgttccaatttagcaggcTTTAAATATTCCAGTTTAGTGTACTTAAAGTACAATTGCAGagtatttttacataatatgtaaatgcatttgtagtagacttagcatgaaataaatgtattttaaatacgcCCATGTCCTAGCAAAACCTTGCATCAGTTTTGTACAGGCTACTTCAGAGGATGATTTCCTGCCAGGGTCAACTACATGACCAGGGGCCActtaaacacaaaatacagtttattggCTAACAATGACCTGATGACCCGAATAAATCTAATTTGCCTTAAGTCAACTTTGTCTGAGAGCAAATTCATTAATAGTGGGCAAAGCAAAACTTACCCTTTCTTCTCTTCTTCACATATGGCCCCTCCTGACTCAAGGACTGTGAGACGGAAGAGGCAGCAGGTGGAGGACAAGACTGTGGAAGGGAGAGATCTGTGGTGATAAGACATGGAGGAGAGACAGAGGTGGCAGAATGGGCTGGTGAACAGATTGAGGAttttgtctttgtctttttcttcCTCTGTCGCAAAGACTTAGAGCATGGCAgtggaggtggaggaggagaaGAGTGAGGAGGAAGAACAGCAGTAGAGGAGGAAGGGGAGAGAGAGGTTGGAGAGTGTGGGGAAGACAGAGGAACAAGGTTGAGTACAAATACAGTCTCGGACTCCTTTGTGAGACTCTCTGGCTGGTCCACGGTGAGGCTCTCCGACAGCTCCATGGTGACACTGTCCTGCTGCTCCACGGTGAGGCTCTCCGACTGTTTCACAGTGACACTCTCCGGCTGGTCCACGGTGAGGCTCTCTGGCTGGTCCATGGTGCCACTCTCCTGCTGCTCCATGGTGAGGCTCTCCGGCTGGTCCACAGTGAGGCTCTCCGACAGCTCCATGGTGATACTCTCCTGCTGCTCTGTGGTTTCGCCCTCCAGCTGCTCCACGGTAAGGCTCTCCGGCTTCAAAATGGAACTGCTGCACTGACTGGGGCTGTTGTGCTGCTCTGCTATGGGGATGTCATTGTCCAGCTGCTGTGCTGTGGAGGCTGCTTTAATACAAGTTTACATTAATTTCAaatctgtatatttattttaaacaataactaTTATTTCTGAACAAAAATCTTGCTCTTACCCTTAACTAAGATAAATTCNNNNNNNNNNNNNNNNNNNNNNNNNNNNNNNNNNNNNNNNNNNNNNNNNNNNNNNNNNNNNNNNNNNNNNNNNNNNNNNNNNNNNNNNNNNNNNNNNNNNNNNNNNNNNNNNNNNNNNNNNNNNNNNNNNNNNNNNNNNNNNNNNNNNNNNNNNNNNNNNNNNNNNNNNNNNNNNNNNNNNNNNNNNNNNNNNNNNNNNNNNNNNNNNNNNNNNNNNNNNNNNNNNNNNNNNNNNNNNNNNNNNNNNNNNNNNNNNNNNNNNNNNNNNNNNNNN
Protein-coding sequences here:
- the LOC127161094 gene encoding uncharacterized protein LOC127161094, whose amino-acid sequence is MELSESLTVDQPESLTMEQQESGTMDQPESLTVDQPESVTVKQSESLTVEQQDSVTMELSESLTVDQPESLTKESETVFVLNLVPLSSPHSPTSLSPSSSTAVLPPHSSPPPPPLPCSKSLRQRKKKTKTKSSICSPAHSATSVSPPCLITTDLSLPQSCPPPAASSVSQSLSQEGPYVKKRRKGKFCFAHY